The following coding sequences lie in one Brevibacterium marinum genomic window:
- a CDS encoding amidase family protein — MQSLERTLAAVEGSGRDLNAVTSVMSDRARTLERKTAERASAGQPARSLDGVAFAVKDVIDVAGHPTTMGSKVSSGPDPSTTAPVVSLLERAGALPVAKTNCQEYSYGILGDESAFGRVINPIDPALCTGGSSSGSAALVAAGMVPLALGTDTAGSVRVPAACQGIIGFKPTFGAVPTEGVFPLSPSFDTVGLFARELPLLAEAFKVIVGGRQGPTRAEASLAGTPTASRTPGASLAGTPTVDLSLLKPADESSTEALTWAEHHLGESALAAATSANFDRLTHLIERGIGFYDIVRRYEAYVLHKQFLDDQGEQYQPGVWAKILAGQDIAEADYRSNVASLDELRASAESFFDDVDFLITPAIDGEVTEWDELGPGSAAKFMRYSLPFNVLGWPAVTLPIGAAIEGAMSASEPAMTAASRAKPASVQVVGPPHSDEKLLEFVAGL; from the coding sequence GTGCAGAGCCTTGAACGGACTCTCGCAGCGGTCGAAGGCAGCGGTCGAGATCTCAATGCGGTGACCTCAGTGATGAGCGATCGTGCACGCACGCTTGAACGGAAGACCGCCGAACGTGCTTCGGCGGGCCAACCGGCTCGCAGCCTCGACGGCGTTGCCTTCGCTGTCAAGGATGTCATCGACGTGGCGGGACACCCGACGACGATGGGTTCGAAGGTCAGCAGCGGACCCGACCCGAGCACGACAGCCCCTGTCGTGAGTCTGCTGGAGCGAGCGGGTGCTCTGCCGGTTGCGAAGACGAACTGCCAGGAATACTCGTACGGCATCCTCGGCGATGAGAGCGCCTTCGGTCGTGTCATCAATCCGATCGACCCCGCCCTGTGCACGGGCGGATCGAGCTCCGGGTCTGCGGCACTTGTCGCTGCAGGGATGGTCCCGCTGGCTCTGGGAACGGACACCGCCGGATCCGTGAGGGTCCCCGCCGCCTGCCAGGGGATCATCGGGTTCAAACCGACATTCGGCGCGGTCCCGACCGAGGGAGTGTTTCCACTGTCGCCGTCCTTCGACACGGTGGGGCTGTTCGCACGCGAGCTGCCGCTGCTCGCCGAAGCATTCAAGGTGATCGTCGGGGGCCGTCAGGGCCCGACTCGCGCAGAAGCCTCACTGGCCGGAACGCCAACAGCCTCACGGACGCCCGGGGCCTCACTGGCCGGGACGCCGACTGTCGACCTGAGCTTGCTGAAGCCGGCAGACGAATCGTCGACAGAGGCACTGACCTGGGCCGAACATCACCTCGGCGAGTCAGCGCTCGCGGCAGCCACCTCGGCGAACTTCGATCGTCTGACCCACCTCATCGAACGGGGGATCGGCTTCTACGACATCGTGCGACGGTACGAGGCCTACGTGCTGCACAAGCAGTTCCTGGATGACCAGGGCGAGCAGTACCAACCGGGAGTCTGGGCGAAGATCCTCGCCGGCCAAGACATCGCCGAGGCTGACTACCGATCCAATGTCGCCTCTCTGGACGAACTGCGAGCCTCCGCCGAATCGTTCTTCGACGACGTCGACTTCTTGATCACGCCCGCCATCGACGGTGAGGTGACCGAGTGGGATGAACTCGGCCCGGGATCGGCCGCGAAGTTCATGCGTTACTCGCTGCCGTTCAACGTTCTGGGATGGCCGGCAGTGACGCTGCCCATCGGCGCTGCAATCGAGGGGGCGATGTCGGCCTCCGAACCTGCGATGACGGCAGCGTCGCGAGCGAAACCTGCGTCGGTTCAGGTCGTCGGACCACCGCACAGCGATGAGAAGCTGCTCGAATTCGTCGCGGGGCTGTGA
- a CDS encoding pyridoxal phosphate-dependent aminotransferase produces MKTARRLESLGTETAFRVAQAAADWKSRGNEVYPFHLGDLNFPMAGHIVEAMDQAIKDGKTGYCPGPGVPELRAALADDIGSRRGMTIDPAEVVVTTGGKPVITKFLQAVMDPGAGVLYPNPGFPIYESQIEYLGGTALPYRYVPTSDGFAIDLDHLRASIDESTVAIIYNDLQNPISAESTDAEREAIAAIAQEFDLWVLSDEAYFEMRYKGRSKSIAALEGMRERTVILYTFSKKFAMTGSRLGCAVAPPVIAEAISTMNTNDESCTTQHVQWAGIAALQGPQDSVGRMLEVLRKRRDATCSIINSIPGMSVATPGSTFYVFPDVTEAMETKGIATLSEFSTEALHRTGVSFCTREHFGRRQGWEERSYIRLAYSGIGLDEITEGLGRLRDWVSQG; encoded by the coding sequence ATGAAGACTGCTCGACGCTTGGAGAGCCTGGGTACTGAGACCGCGTTCCGGGTCGCCCAGGCCGCCGCGGACTGGAAGTCCCGCGGAAATGAGGTCTATCCCTTCCACCTCGGCGATCTCAATTTCCCCATGGCAGGCCACATCGTCGAGGCCATGGACCAGGCCATCAAAGACGGGAAGACCGGCTACTGTCCTGGGCCGGGGGTTCCGGAGCTGCGTGCCGCCCTGGCCGACGACATCGGATCCCGGCGAGGCATGACGATCGACCCCGCCGAGGTGGTCGTCACGACAGGTGGCAAGCCCGTGATCACGAAATTCCTCCAAGCCGTGATGGACCCCGGTGCCGGTGTGCTCTACCCCAATCCCGGGTTCCCGATCTACGAGTCCCAGATCGAATACCTCGGTGGAACCGCGCTGCCCTACCGCTACGTGCCCACCTCCGACGGGTTCGCCATCGACCTCGACCACCTGCGGGCCTCCATCGACGAGTCGACCGTGGCCATCATCTACAACGATCTGCAGAACCCGATCTCGGCCGAGTCGACCGATGCCGAACGTGAGGCGATCGCGGCGATCGCACAGGAGTTCGACCTCTGGGTGCTCTCCGACGAGGCCTACTTCGAGATGCGCTACAAGGGACGCTCGAAGTCCATCGCCGCGCTTGAGGGAATGCGCGAGCGCACCGTCATCCTCTACACCTTCTCCAAGAAGTTTGCGATGACCGGGTCCCGTCTCGGCTGTGCCGTGGCCCCGCCTGTGATCGCCGAGGCGATTTCGACGATGAACACCAACGACGAATCCTGCACCACCCAGCACGTCCAATGGGCGGGAATCGCCGCGCTGCAGGGGCCCCAGGACTCGGTCGGGCGGATGCTCGAAGTGCTGCGCAAGCGCCGTGACGCCACCTGCTCGATCATCAATTCGATCCCCGGGATGAGCGTGGCGACTCCGGGCTCGACGTTCTACGTCTTCCCGGATGTCACCGAGGCCATGGAGACAAAGGGGATCGCGACGCTGTCCGAGTTCTCCACCGAGGCGCTGCACAGGACCGGCGTCTCGTTCTGCACCCGCGAGCACTTCGGCAGGCGACAGGGCTGGGAGGAACGGAGCTACATCCGCCTCGCCTACTCGGGAATCGGCCTCGACGAGATCACCGAGGGCCTGGGCCGGCTGCGCGACTGGGTGTCGCAAGGGTAA
- a CDS encoding GntP family permease, whose translation MVILHAIIAILAVVLLIILLKVDPVISLVIGAMYYGIAAGLGLERTLTTIVEGFGSIMAEVGLLIGFGVLIGALLFNMGALQRFVELLLRLLGPRKLPYALATALTAVFPSIYVDVQLVLASPLARNAAPALGRRGLGIMAGSVTAGILVGYVFVVPGLGTISIAGLLNIPLAQMLGIGLAVGVATVLLTVFVYSFLVKRGFWNPETDETGTVSEAEQDDSPEAGGTTAVRTRRPHLALALSPVYVPLIFIASGAILSAFDAANSITDFLGDPVFALFLGLVIAYVLSQIFNGRQKTNSSMEEGFSTTGQILLITGVGGSLGEVISATNLADVLGGLFTANSAAPVIVSILIAWLIAAVLHLAIGSISVAAIAASGIIGPVLGQLDISPIIIGLAIGSGALFALQVNSNFFWMFQTMMQVTTKGALKALTFVTALASVISLIIVCLLTPFF comes from the coding sequence ATGGTCATTCTCCACGCAATCATCGCAATTCTCGCAGTCGTCCTGCTCATCATACTGTTGAAGGTCGATCCAGTGATCTCACTGGTGATCGGCGCCATGTATTACGGCATCGCTGCGGGGCTCGGCCTGGAAAGGACTCTGACGACGATCGTCGAAGGGTTCGGATCGATCATGGCCGAGGTCGGCCTGCTCATCGGCTTCGGTGTGCTCATCGGGGCACTGCTGTTCAATATGGGGGCTCTGCAGAGATTCGTCGAGCTGCTCCTCAGACTTTTGGGACCTCGTAAACTTCCTTATGCGCTGGCGACAGCCCTCACCGCGGTCTTCCCTTCGATCTACGTGGATGTGCAGCTCGTGCTGGCCTCGCCTCTGGCCCGAAATGCGGCACCGGCGCTCGGTCGTCGCGGACTGGGCATCATGGCCGGTTCGGTCACCGCCGGAATCCTCGTCGGATACGTGTTCGTCGTACCCGGTCTCGGCACGATTTCGATCGCAGGACTCCTGAACATTCCGCTTGCCCAGATGCTCGGCATCGGACTCGCCGTCGGTGTGGCCACGGTCCTGCTGACAGTGTTCGTCTACTCCTTCCTTGTGAAGCGCGGCTTCTGGAATCCCGAGACCGATGAGACCGGAACCGTGTCCGAAGCCGAGCAGGACGATTCGCCCGAGGCCGGTGGAACCACCGCCGTTCGAACTCGCCGGCCGCACTTGGCTTTGGCACTCAGCCCGGTCTACGTACCGCTGATCTTCATTGCCTCCGGAGCGATCCTCAGCGCCTTCGACGCTGCCAACTCCATCACGGACTTCCTCGGCGATCCGGTCTTCGCCCTCTTCTTGGGGCTCGTCATCGCCTATGTGCTCTCCCAGATATTCAACGGACGACAGAAGACGAATTCGTCGATGGAAGAAGGGTTCAGCACCACCGGCCAGATTCTCCTCATCACCGGTGTCGGAGGCTCGCTGGGCGAAGTCATCAGCGCCACGAACCTGGCAGACGTTCTCGGCGGGCTGTTCACCGCGAATTCCGCCGCACCCGTCATCGTCAGCATCCTCATCGCCTGGCTCATCGCCGCGGTTCTGCATCTGGCGATCGGCTCCATCTCTGTGGCGGCGATCGCGGCCTCCGGCATCATCGGGCCCGTCCTCGGTCAGCTCGACATCTCGCCGATCATCATCGGTCTGGCGATCGGCTCGGGTGCGCTCTTCGCCCTGCAGGTCAACAGCAACTTCTTCTGGATGTTCCAGACGATGATGCAGGTGACGACCAAGGGCGCTCTGAAAGCGCTGACCTTTGTCACGGCCCTCGCCTCCGTCATCTCGCTCATCATCGTCTGTCTGCTCACGCCGTTCTTCTGA
- the lgt gene encoding prolipoprotein diacylglyceryl transferase, which produces MLANPAVNDLPTPPHDVLASIPSPSVSSFQLGPLTIHFYALCILAGIIIAIVLTNHRLTKRGVPEWQVLDIATLAVPLAIVCARIYHVITHYTDYFGPGRNPWNVFEPGSVWAIWEGGIAIFGALLGGVLGAWIMCRRMGIRLTALLDALAPGVIIAQACGRFGNWFNQELFGRPTTLPWGLEIDPNNPAFPPGLPVDTLFHPTFLYEVVWNGLGCLVLLWLGRHLFFQWGRLFGMYLVWYGAGRIVWESIRLDPSFVVLGLRTNVWAAIGAVALGVLIIVVQRLRHPEPEESPFLKGREPEAEPAD; this is translated from the coding sequence GTGCTTGCCAATCCAGCGGTCAATGACCTGCCCACGCCGCCCCACGATGTTCTCGCCTCGATCCCGAGCCCGAGCGTCTCCAGCTTCCAGCTCGGGCCTCTGACGATCCACTTCTACGCGCTGTGCATCCTCGCCGGGATCATCATCGCCATCGTGCTGACGAACCACCGTCTGACCAAGCGCGGCGTGCCCGAATGGCAGGTCCTCGACATTGCGACCCTGGCCGTTCCGCTGGCCATCGTCTGCGCTCGGATCTACCACGTCATCACGCATTACACCGACTACTTCGGCCCCGGCCGCAACCCCTGGAACGTCTTCGAACCCGGTTCCGTGTGGGCGATCTGGGAGGGCGGCATCGCGATCTTCGGGGCGCTGCTCGGCGGTGTGCTGGGGGCCTGGATCATGTGTCGGCGCATGGGCATCAGACTCACCGCGCTCCTCGATGCTCTGGCCCCCGGCGTCATCATCGCCCAAGCCTGCGGTCGGTTCGGCAACTGGTTCAACCAGGAACTCTTCGGCCGCCCGACGACATTGCCCTGGGGGCTGGAGATCGATCCGAACAATCCTGCCTTCCCACCCGGGCTGCCGGTCGATACGCTCTTCCACCCCACGTTCCTCTACGAAGTGGTGTGGAACGGCCTCGGCTGCCTCGTCCTTCTGTGGCTGGGACGTCACCTGTTCTTCCAGTGGGGCCGCCTCTTCGGCATGTACCTCGTCTGGTACGGGGCCGGTCGCATCGTGTGGGAGTCCATCCGCCTCGACCCCAGCTTCGTCGTCCTCGGCCTGCGCACCAACGTGTGGGCCGCGATAGGCGCGGTCGCGCTGGGCGTCCTCATCATCGTCGTTCAGAGGCTGCGTCACCCAGAACCCGAGGAGTCACCCTTCCTCAAAGGCCGGGAACCCGAGGCCGAGCCTGCCGACTGA
- a CDS encoding M20 family metallo-hydrolase: MTAPSAEPSNPARTADSGSSGSPAPSSDAAFLADFHHVATIGATDSNGVDRQALTPEDRLTRDWMLGWAEGNGFEVRVDAIGNMFACLEFAPDAPFVLIGSHLDSQPLGGRFDGAYGVIAALFAALRIKENIAESGQIPRFNLAVVNWFNEEGGRFAPSIMGSSVYAGLFGLEEMLAVRDLEATSVAEALAAIGYNGNDTPPEAISYAEIHIEQGRILEREATNIGVVESSWYTQKLDIDVLGEQSHTGATAMADRHDALVAASKVVLAVAEVVDEFEDEALVSSVGQHVVEPNSPIVVPRRVHMVADLRSSDPAIVTAARDSLHRQIATIALEHDITIKVEDFDVRDKRHFPEAGVELAEKSVANEGLTIRRLETMAGHDSVAMNHRVPAVMMFVPSVDGVSHCEREFTTDEDMVRGLRVLTSVATELVGGELSGEGEGEVWVGKSVTGVRAQSSVSAEATA, encoded by the coding sequence ATGACCGCACCATCCGCCGAACCTTCGAACCCGGCCCGCACTGCAGACTCCGGCTCGTCCGGCAGCCCTGCCCCCTCGAGCGACGCCGCCTTCCTCGCCGACTTCCACCACGTCGCCACGATCGGGGCCACCGACAGCAACGGCGTCGACCGGCAGGCCCTGACGCCCGAGGACAGGCTCACGCGGGACTGGATGCTCGGGTGGGCCGAGGGGAACGGCTTCGAGGTCCGCGTCGATGCGATCGGCAACATGTTCGCCTGCCTCGAGTTCGCCCCCGACGCCCCCTTCGTCCTCATCGGCTCACACCTCGACTCCCAGCCGCTGGGCGGTCGCTTCGACGGTGCCTACGGAGTCATCGCCGCCCTCTTCGCCGCCCTGCGGATCAAGGAGAACATCGCCGAATCCGGGCAGATCCCGCGCTTCAACCTCGCCGTCGTCAACTGGTTCAACGAGGAGGGCGGTCGCTTCGCCCCCTCGATCATGGGCAGCTCCGTCTACGCGGGACTCTTCGGTCTCGAGGAGATGCTGGCCGTGCGTGACCTGGAGGCCACCTCCGTCGCCGAGGCGCTCGCCGCAATCGGCTACAACGGCAACGACACTCCTCCCGAGGCGATCTCCTACGCCGAGATCCACATCGAACAGGGCCGCATCCTCGAGCGTGAGGCCACGAACATCGGCGTCGTCGAATCCAGTTGGTACACGCAGAAGCTCGACATCGACGTCCTCGGCGAACAGTCCCACACCGGAGCCACCGCTATGGCCGACCGTCACGATGCCCTCGTCGCAGCCTCCAAGGTGGTCCTCGCCGTCGCCGAGGTGGTCGACGAGTTCGAGGACGAAGCTCTTGTGTCCTCCGTCGGTCAGCATGTCGTCGAACCCAACTCGCCGATCGTCGTGCCCCGCCGGGTGCACATGGTCGCCGACCTCCGCTCCTCGGATCCGGCGATCGTCACGGCCGCCCGGGATTCCCTGCACCGGCAGATAGCGACCATCGCCCTTGAGCACGACATCACCATCAAGGTCGAGGACTTCGACGTCCGCGACAAGCGCCACTTCCCGGAGGCCGGCGTCGAACTGGCGGAGAAGTCCGTGGCCAACGAAGGCCTGACCATCCGCCGGCTGGAGACCATGGCCGGCCACGACTCCGTAGCGATGAACCACCGGGTGCCCGCCGTCATGATGTTCGTGCCCAGCGTCGACGGCGTCTCCCACTGCGAACGCGAGTTCACCACCGACGAGGACATGGTCCGGGGCTTGCGCGTGCTCACCTCGGTCGCCACCGAACTCGTGGGTGGCGAGCTCAGCGGGGAAGGCGAGGGCGAGGTGTGGGTCGGCAAGTCCGTCACCGGGGTGCGGGCACAGTCGTCCGTGTCTGCCGAGGCCACCGCATGA
- a CDS encoding amidase, with protein sequence MNTTPTSAAPGADEIWALSATEALTKFRTKELSPVEFLSAQIGRITTEDERINAVTEVLEEAVTSAKEAEKFYANAEPDDLAEAAATRPLLGLPVIAKEKHAIAGRTLTQGLVHERDTVAEADAAIVRRIRASGGFVHARATSPEFSCATVTHSPMWGVTRNPWNAELSPGGSSGGSGAALAAGFAPLATASDIAGSTRLPAAFTGTVGYKAPYGRIPGAQPLAADWYRGDGPMARTVADAALLARVMVGVDPSDHTTIASPGFLEGFDATSAEVVAGVSGKRIALCLRLGDYPVGEDIIRNTRAVASALEAAGAIVEEIELPWTGEGLFETAFTHYGNILAPAMRAATSGHEDTLADYTRRFMADTEAVAARHSLYAGLAAESAIQAELATGMDGFDVLLAPTSAVAGLEADGSYLNGITIDSTGVGRDDAGRGAGAGPDGCAGPGAGAGPDAGAGGVDGGGVRLDHYWQAHMTIPFNICNRVPIVNVPSGMADCGIPTGLQVVAHPFDDRAAFDVAAAVEQLVPWTGIAPG encoded by the coding sequence ATGAACACCACACCCACCTCGGCGGCTCCGGGTGCGGACGAAATCTGGGCACTGTCCGCCACCGAGGCGTTGACGAAGTTCCGCACGAAGGAGCTGTCCCCGGTCGAGTTCCTCAGTGCCCAGATCGGCCGGATCACGACCGAGGACGAGCGCATCAATGCGGTCACGGAGGTCCTCGAGGAGGCGGTCACCTCGGCGAAGGAAGCGGAGAAGTTCTACGCGAATGCCGAACCCGATGACCTCGCCGAGGCGGCCGCCACCCGACCGCTGCTCGGCCTGCCTGTGATCGCCAAGGAGAAGCACGCGATCGCCGGGCGCACCCTGACCCAGGGGCTCGTTCACGAACGCGACACCGTCGCCGAGGCCGACGCTGCGATCGTCCGCCGTATCCGCGCGTCCGGGGGATTCGTCCACGCCCGGGCGACGTCCCCGGAGTTCAGCTGTGCGACGGTCACGCATTCGCCGATGTGGGGCGTGACGCGCAATCCCTGGAACGCCGAGCTCTCGCCCGGCGGGTCCTCGGGAGGGTCGGGCGCGGCCCTGGCCGCCGGGTTCGCGCCTTTGGCCACGGCCTCGGACATCGCCGGATCGACGAGGCTGCCAGCCGCGTTCACCGGCACCGTCGGGTACAAAGCCCCCTACGGTCGGATCCCGGGCGCCCAGCCGCTGGCTGCCGACTGGTACCGCGGGGACGGGCCGATGGCGCGCACCGTCGCCGATGCCGCACTTCTGGCGCGGGTGATGGTCGGCGTCGATCCCAGTGACCACACGACGATCGCCTCGCCCGGATTCCTAGAGGGCTTCGACGCCACCTCCGCCGAGGTGGTCGCCGGCGTCAGCGGCAAACGGATCGCCCTCTGTCTGAGGCTGGGTGACTACCCCGTCGGCGAGGACATCATCCGCAACACCCGCGCGGTCGCCTCGGCGCTCGAGGCTGCCGGCGCGATCGTCGAGGAGATCGAGCTGCCGTGGACGGGGGAGGGCCTCTTCGAAACGGCGTTCACCCATTACGGCAACATCCTCGCCCCCGCGATGCGGGCCGCGACCAGCGGTCACGAGGACACTCTGGCCGATTACACGCGACGGTTCATGGCCGACACCGAGGCGGTCGCCGCCCGTCATTCGCTCTACGCAGGGCTTGCGGCGGAGTCCGCGATCCAGGCCGAGCTGGCGACCGGGATGGACGGCTTCGATGTGCTCCTGGCTCCCACCTCGGCGGTGGCCGGGCTCGAAGCCGACGGCAGCTACCTCAACGGGATCACGATCGACTCCACGGGTGTCGGACGAGACGATGCCGGTCGAGGCGCTGGTGCCGGCCCGGACGGTTGTGCCGGCCCGGGCGCTGGTGCCGGTCCGGACGCTGGTGCCGGGGGCGTCGACGGCGGGGGAGTGCGGCTCGACCACTACTGGCAGGCGCACATGACGATCCCGTTCAACATCTGCAACCGCGTGCCGATCGTCAACGTGCCCAGCGGCATGGCCGACTGCGGGATCCCGACCGGTCTGCAGGTGGTGGCGCACCCGTTCGACGATCGTGCGGCCTTCGACGTCGCTGCCGCGGTGGAGCAGCTGGTGCCGTGGACGGGGATCGCGCCGGGGTGA
- a CDS encoding MFS transporter: MSATRTASPTPQGRAGRSTSMQKKVLVGGSIGQFVEFYDFTLYGLSAVILSEYFFPDGDRVTGLLVIFATFGVAFVMRPLGGLFFGALGDKVGRRKTLTITIFLVGCCTALIGILPGFAQIGWFAAILLILARLGQGFSAGGESVGGPSFVYEHAPVGKRGLWINITLAATALPSVFAGGLILLLSTVMSDAAFESWGWRVPFLLALPLSAVGLWIRSRTDESELFKKTAAERPKEFSPIRDSFRENSVGMLQVFFVLGLTALGFYMLSAYFVTYIQTTGDLSREQSLLTNAIAMASYTIVLPIAGAIGDRVGRKPMLITGSILLAVTSIPAFGLVTSGNMGLAFLGQTVFVIALCCYGGGCYTFFCERFSTKTRFTSAAISYNVSYAILGGTAPFVGTWLVDITGVSTAPGLYMSVCAVLVLGLIFVTRLPETRGRLG; this comes from the coding sequence ATGTCCGCGACACGCACTGCGTCCCCGACGCCACAGGGACGGGCCGGCAGATCCACGAGCATGCAGAAGAAGGTGCTCGTCGGCGGCAGCATCGGCCAATTCGTCGAGTTCTACGACTTCACCCTCTACGGTCTCTCGGCCGTCATCCTCTCCGAGTACTTCTTCCCCGACGGCGACCGGGTCACCGGGCTTCTCGTCATCTTCGCGACCTTCGGCGTCGCCTTCGTCATGCGGCCTCTGGGCGGTCTGTTCTTCGGGGCGTTGGGTGACAAGGTCGGCAGGCGCAAGACCCTGACCATCACGATCTTCCTCGTCGGCTGCTGCACCGCGCTCATCGGCATCCTGCCCGGCTTCGCGCAGATCGGCTGGTTCGCGGCCATCCTGCTCATCCTCGCCCGTCTGGGTCAGGGCTTCTCCGCCGGCGGCGAATCTGTGGGCGGACCCTCCTTCGTCTACGAACACGCCCCGGTCGGCAAACGCGGCCTGTGGATCAACATCACCCTGGCAGCCACCGCCCTGCCCTCGGTCTTCGCCGGCGGCCTCATCCTCCTGCTGTCGACAGTGATGAGCGACGCCGCCTTCGAGTCCTGGGGCTGGCGCGTGCCCTTCCTCCTGGCCCTGCCGCTGTCGGCTGTCGGGCTCTGGATCCGCTCGAGGACCGACGAGTCCGAGCTGTTCAAGAAGACCGCGGCCGAACGCCCGAAGGAATTCAGCCCCATCCGCGACTCGTTCCGCGAGAACTCGGTGGGGATGCTCCAGGTCTTCTTCGTCCTCGGGCTGACCGCTCTGGGCTTCTACATGCTCTCGGCCTACTTCGTCACCTACATCCAGACCACCGGAGACCTCAGCCGCGAACAGTCGCTGCTGACGAACGCCATCGCCATGGCCAGCTACACGATCGTCCTGCCCATTGCCGGGGCCATCGGCGATCGGGTCGGCCGGAAGCCGATGCTCATCACCGGCTCCATCCTCCTCGCCGTCACCTCGATCCCCGCTTTCGGGCTCGTGACCAGCGGGAACATGGGTCTGGCTTTCCTCGGGCAGACGGTCTTCGTCATCGCCCTGTGCTGCTACGGCGGTGGCTGCTACACCTTCTTCTGCGAACGCTTCTCGACGAAGACCCGTTTCACCTCGGCGGCCATCAGCTACAACGTCTCCTACGCCATCCTCGGCGGAACCGCACCGTTCGTCGGCACCTGGCTCGTCGACATCACCGGCGTCAGCACCGCTCCCGGGCTCTACATGAGCGTGTGCGCAGTCCTCGTTCTCGGCCTGATCTTCGTCACCCGCCTCCCCGAGACCCGGGGCCGTCTCGGGTGA
- a CDS encoding LysR substrate-binding domain-containing protein: MALDFTLVQLRYFQEVARRENMTEAAKHLNVTQSAISTAMAQLERTLDIDLFIRQKNRAVVLSPAGRRFLFEVNPFLESSDALGETAHGLARSLSGNLTVGVFSPIAPTRLPLIHAEFEKRYPDVRVNYFEADLHELQTAVIAGVCDIALTYTLGLTDRFDSFLIDVVEPHALVSLDHRLGGGADEPRPIHLRELAEEDYIQLDMPFSRQYYDELFRIAGIVPKIRHSFSGYETVRSFVALGHGYSVLSQSVSSGTYIGSKTVDVPLLDDFPSIDLAIVWPKEVRLSKRARAFSELTREILGAEASD, translated from the coding sequence ATGGCGCTCGATTTCACTCTCGTCCAACTGCGGTACTTCCAAGAGGTGGCCCGCCGCGAGAACATGACCGAGGCGGCCAAACACCTCAACGTCACCCAGTCGGCGATCTCGACCGCCATGGCCCAACTCGAGCGGACCCTGGACATCGACCTGTTCATCCGCCAGAAGAACCGCGCGGTGGTGCTCTCACCTGCCGGCCGACGCTTCCTCTTCGAAGTCAACCCGTTCCTCGAATCCTCCGACGCACTCGGTGAGACCGCGCACGGCTTGGCCCGGTCGCTGAGCGGCAACCTCACAGTCGGAGTCTTCTCACCCATCGCACCGACCCGTCTCCCGCTCATCCACGCCGAGTTCGAAAAGCGCTACCCGGACGTGCGGGTCAACTACTTCGAAGCCGACCTGCACGAACTGCAGACCGCGGTGATCGCCGGGGTCTGCGACATCGCTCTGACGTACACGCTGGGACTGACCGACAGGTTCGACTCGTTCCTCATCGACGTCGTCGAACCGCACGCTCTCGTCTCACTCGATCACCGCCTCGGCGGGGGAGCTGACGAGCCGCGCCCGATCCACCTGCGCGAACTCGCCGAGGAGGACTACATCCAGCTCGATATGCCGTTCTCCCGGCAGTACTACGACGAGCTCTTCCGCATCGCCGGAATCGTGCCGAAGATCCGACACAGCTTCTCCGGCTACGAGACGGTCCGGTCGTTCGTCGCGCTGGGGCATGGGTATTCGGTGCTCAGCCAGAGCGTGTCATCGGGGACGTACATCGGGTCGAAGACGGTCGATGTACCGCTGCTCGACGACTTCCCGAGCATCGACCTGGCCATAGTCTGGCCCAAGGAGGTGCGCCTGAGCAAGCGGGCGCGGGCGTTCAGCGAGCTGACTCGCGAGATCTTGGGAGCCGAGGCCTCGGACTGA